The Cytobacillus oceanisediminis genomic interval GGGATTCGGTGTTCCGATCAACATCCCTACCTGGGGGAATATGCTTCAGGAAGCAAGAAGTCCGGATGTTTTAACCAGTAAATGGTGGATATGGATTCCGCCAGCTGCGGTTTTAACGTTTACCATCCTATCGATCAACTTCATTGGAGAAGGCTTAAAAGATGCCTTCAATCCTAAATCCAACAGATAGCAAAGAAACGCCTACAATCAGGCGTTTTTTTTGTTGTCTACAGGACAATAGCTTGTACATATCCGAACAAATTCCTTCATATATATGTAAAAAAAGACTGGGAGTGAGTTTATGGCAGCATTAAATCCTTTTGGGACTCACGCATATAGTAAAGAATATGTTATTTAGGGCATTTTGGCTTTTAACCGGGTTTGGGATTTCTGTTTCAGGAGGAGTCAGTGTAATAGGGTATTTAAATTTGCTTACAACTGGACATACCTTTAAAGAATATTTCAATTTTATTATCTCGCGTCCAGAATGTTATTTGCTTCCGATCGGAATCATTATTATAACTCTAAGCATATATTTTCCCTATTCAAGTGTGAATGAATAAAGGGAAGGTATTTATTTCAGCAATGTCATTTCAAAGTTTATTACAAAAAATGGATTGCGAGTGCAATATAGGAATAAATTTACTGCTTACTGCCCATACTGAGTGACAAATAGTTTGTTGAAGTGGGGGTTGAAAAATGTTGTATCTTCATGATGTTTGGGTGAATTGGTTTGAAGGAGAAGAGAATGGATACAATGTATGCCATTTTCATGAATGGAGAAAAGATGACGGCGTAGAACTGCTTGATCAGGTTCCGCTGCTGAAGCTTGACCCGGTTCTTTTTAATTATATTGAAAATGATCTTTCTGAGCTGCCACAACAACTGCTAGATGATATTTATCAAAAAGCTTACTTAAGGAAAAATCATGAACGCATTCAATTGGAGTATTGCTTTGTTGTATCAGATGGGACAGGCATATTGGCAGTCGATACGATCGGCTACAATATCCCTATCAGGAAAAGCAGACTTATCCCCCGGCAGGAGCAGCTGGCATATGAAATGCTTGAAAATCACGAAGCGGCAAACTACTCATTTAATGATCAAACAGCATTAAAGGAATTTCATATCCTTTCTCCATCTCCGGATTTGATGGCAGGCCTGACGAGAAAAGAAAGACAGCTTAAGCAGCTGCTGTTTATGGCGCTGGATCAGCTTCACTCCTCCAAAAATGATGCTGAGATCCGTTATTGGTATACGGAGTGGAGCCCGGAACGCTATTCGAAAATACAGTCAATGAATTTCGAAGAGGCATGGTATGAACTTTACGATGAAAGTAAATACGGCTGGTCAGGTAAACACGAAAAGTTTTGTGAAAATTTAATAAAAGGACAGCCGTTTTTTGAGAAGTTGTGGGAAATGGAGCATGGTCCAAAAGTGAATTAGTTTAAAATAAAAAACAGCCAAAAGGCTGTTTTTTATTTAAGGAAAGGAATGTATAAATTCTAAACTTAGATAACTGTCTAGCTCCAGGCGCCATCGGCTCGAGGTCATAAGCCGATAAGCGGGCGCCTTCCGCTTTTCTTATCTCTTTCGGCCGAGTCCCATGGCACTTTCCATTTTTTTTATCATTTTGTATGCAGACTTATTCGCTTTTTCAGCTCCCTGATCAAGAACAAGATCAAGTTCTTCCGATTCCATTAGCGCATAATATTTATCCTGAATAGGCTTAATTGCTCCAACAACAACATCTGACAGGCCGGCTTTAAAATCTCCATATCCTTTGCCTTCGTATTCTTTTTCGATTTCCGCAACAGTTTTCCCTGAAAGGATTGAGTAAATGGAAAGGAGATTGGATACTCCCGGTTTGTTTTCCTTATCATATTTAACAATGCCTTCAGAATCTGTTACGGCACTTTTTATTTTCTTTTCAATTTGTTTTGGATCATCTAATAATGATATAAATGACTTTTTATTGGGATCAGACTTGCTCATTTTCTTTAATGGATCCTGAAGGGACATAACCCTAGCGCCAGCTTTGGCGATTCTTACATCAGGAATAGTGAAGATGTCGTTGTACTTCTTATTGAATCTTTCTGCAAGATCGCGAGTTAATTCCAGGTGCTGCTTTTGATCCTCTCCAACAGGAACCAGGTCAGTGTTGTATAGAAGGATATCTGCAGCCATCAGAGGGGGATAGGTCAGCAGTCCTGCAGATACAGCATCTTTACCTTCTGATTTGTCTTTGAACTGGGTCATGCGTTCGAGCTCACCGATGTAAGAAACACATTGCATCATCCATCCTGCCTGGGCATGGGCTGGAACTTCCGATTGGATGAATAGGGTGGATTTTTCAGGATCGATTCCAACAGCCAAATATAGAGCTGCCAGGCTTCGGATGTTTTTTCTTAATTCCAGTCTGTCCTGGGGTACTGTTATTGCGTGCTGGTCAACAATGCAAAAATAGCAATTGTAGTCATTCTGCAGTTCAACAAATTGCTTCATGGCACCGATGTAATTTCCAAGGGTAATTGTCCCGCTGGGCTGGATGCCGGAAAATATAGTTTTCATGTTTTTCCTCCTTTAATCGGCTTAAAAGATCATGAATTGACAGGCAGTGAAGAGCAATATTTGTGCTGTAAGCATAAAAAAGCATAAAAAAGAACCATTCATCCCTATAAAATAGGGACGAATGGTCCGCGTTGCCACCCTAATTACTCAAATACTGAGTCACTCTGCCCTATGCAGAATAATGCATAGGTCCCCGATAACGCAGGGAAACGCCTGAAAAATTCAGAAGCTCAAAAGTCCATTCGATTTACCGGGCTGCCTGTTTGCACCCTCCACAGACTCTCTGTTAAACCCTCAGTAAATGTACTACTCTTTTTTCATTGCCGACTAGATAATTAATTTATATTTGTATTATATAATAAGTTAAACTATCCGGATACAAAAATCAAGCTAATAAAAGGAAAAATGAAAGTCATCGATAGCCTCTATTTCAAAGCTGTATTTCACAATATATGGGTGATAATTCCTATTAAAATAGCAAAAATCTTAAAAGAAAAAATTTTTATAATCTCAAAAATCTTAATTTATAAGACTTTTTGACGAAAAATGTCATACTCGATTGGATTGCATGTACAAAAGCCACTTGCAATAAGTTTTTAAACTATTTATAATAAACGTAACAAACATAATCTTTACGAATTTGTTACATTTAAAACAAAACTATATCACTCCAGATAGCGAGAGTATGGTGCATATTGAGTAAGTTTATAGCTTACATATTATAGATTCATTCTTTTGATCTGAATTGTCAGAATATAAGGATAATCTATCTTTAAGAGAATATAAACTTGCTTTTTTTGTTGCCTTTTAAATAGTCTGCAAATTTTTTAAATTTAATTAACAGACTATTTGAGCAATATATCTGGGGCGCACAGTTGTGTTTTTTGTGAAAGGCAAGCGTAAGGATATTGTTTGAGGAAATTAAATAGGGGGTTACTACCGTGAACAAAAGATTATCGATCTTTTTTAGCATGCTGCTTGTGCTAAGCATGTTCCTTGCTGCATGCAGCGGCGGCGGAGACAATGCTGATGGCGGCGACAAAGGCGGAGATGACGGCGGAAAGTCCGATGTACCGCAGGAACTACGAGTAAATATCAACACTGAACCACCATCTTTAAACCCAGGTTTAGCACAGGATTCAACTTCTGGAACTGTTCTGCGAAATGTCTTAGAAGGTCTTACTCGCATCAGTCCTGAGGGCAAACCTGAAAATGCAATGGCAGAAGACATCAAAGTTTCTGAAGATGGAAAAACTTATACTTTCACAATTCGCGATGCTAAATGGTCAAATGGCGACCCTGTAATCGCTAAAGACTTTGAATATGCTTGGAAATGGGCATTAGATCCTGCCAACAACTCAACTTATGCTTACCAGCTTTACTACCTTGAAGGCGCTGAAGCATTCAACACAGGCAAAGGTGAAAAGGATGCTGTTGGTGTTAAAGCTGTCGATGAGAAAACTTTAGAAGTTAAATTAGTAAACCCAACACCATATTTTGAAGAATTAACTGCTTTCTATACTTATCTGCCAGTTAACAGCAAGATTGCTGAAGCTAACCCAGAATGGGCAACTGACGCTGGTGAAAATTTCACTACTAACGGTCCTTTCCATTTAGCTGAATGGGCTCACAGTGACAAGATCGTTCTTGAGAAGAGCGAAACATACTGGGATGCTGAAACAGTTAAGCTGGACAGCATTGAAATGATTATGATCAATGATCCTAATACTGAATTATCTATGTTTGACAACGGCGAACTAGATTGGGCTGGAGCTCCAACAGGTGCCCTTCCAACTGACGCTATGCAGGCTCTTAAAGACGAAGGCCGCTTAGTTACTCAACCAATCGCAGGTATTTACAATTACAAGTTTAATACAACTGTAGAACCATTTAATAACGTTAATATCCGTAAGGCATTTGCACATGCTATCAACCGTCAGGAGCTAATTGATAACATCCTTCAGGGTGAACAGCTTCCAGCAATGGCGATTGTCCCTCCATCAATGTTTGAAGAGAATGAAAAAGGTTATTTCTCTGACAATGATGTAGAAAAAGCAAAAGAATATTTACAAAAGGGTCTTGAAGAGCTTGGATTGAAAGATGCTTCTGAACTTCCAGCTGTAACTCTTTCTTACAACACTTCTGAAGCACATCAAAAGATTGCCCAGGCAATTCAGGATATGTGGAAGCAGAACCTTGGTGTTGAAGTAACTCTAGATAACTCAGAGTGGAATGTATATCTTGATAAATTAGACCAAATGGATTACCAAGTGGCTCGTTTGGGCTGGTTGGGTGACTTTAACGATGCAATCAACTTCTTAGAAATGTACCGTGACGCTGATGGCGGTAACAACAATACTGGATGGGAAAGCAAAGAGTTCCAGGATCTGCTTGCTAAATCTGCAACAGAAACTGACCCTGAAGCACGCCAGCAGTTATTGAAGGATGCTGAAGCAATCTTCATGGAAGATATGCCAGTAGCTCCAATCTATTTCTATACTAACAACTGGGTACAGGCTGAGAACCTTAAAGATGTTGCAGTATCCGGTCTAGGTGATGTCCAGTATAAGTGGGCACACTTCGAATAAACATAGCTAACTTTACGAAAGGTATATGGGATGCTCAATCCCATATACCTTCGTTTCTGATTAAGGCATTGTAATAAATTGGAGGTGTTTGACAATGGCGAAATATATTGGAAAACGCTTGGTGTACATGCTTCTGTCTCTTTGGATGATTGTTACAGCAACGTTTTTCTTCATGCGCATTGCACCCGGAAACCCTTTTGCATCTGAGAAAAAACTTCCTCCCGAAATTGAAGCAAACCTGAATGCCCACTTTGGGTTGGACAAGCCATGGTATGCACAGTATTGGGAGTATCTGGTTCGAATTGTCAATTGGGATTTTGGCCCATCATTTAAATATAAAAGCCAAACTGTAAACGACCTGATTAATGATGGTTTCCCTGTTTCATTTCTTCTTGGAATGGAAGCCATTTTTATCGCCATTGCAGTAGGAGTTCTATTAGGAATCATTGCGGCATTAAAACACAATAGATGGCCGGATTACACAGCGATGATTGTAGCTGTATTAGGTATCTCTGTACCTTCCTTTATTATGGCATCATTCCTGCAATATTTCCTGGCAATAAAAATGGGTATTTTCCCTGTAGCACGATGGGAATCATTTATGCACAGTGTTCTTCCAGCCATTGCACTGGCATCAACACCGATGGCATTTATAGCCCGGTTAACTCGTTCCAGCATGCTTGAAGTTCTGGCGAATGATTATATTAAGACTGCTAAATCAAAAGGTTTAAGTAGTGGAGTAATTACAGTAAAACATACAATCCGTAATGCGCTTTTACCTGTTGTAACTTATATGGGACCATTAACAGCAGGTATTTTAACAGGAAGTTTCGTTATTGAAAGAATCTTCGGTATTCCTGGACTTGGTGCACACTTTGTAACAAGTATCAACAATCGTGATTATACGGTAATTATGGGTGTAACAGTTTTCTACAGTATTCTGTTGCTTGTATCTATTCTCCTTGTTGACATTGCATACGGAATCATCGACCCACGCATCAAACTTGCTGGCGGGAAGAAAGGAGAGTAATTATGCAGATTTCGAAAGATAAGTTCAAGTTAGTCGGAACACAGCTTGGTGAAGCCGAAAAAATTTCAAAGCCTAGTCTTTCTTTTTGGAAAGATGTATTTATTCGATTTCGAAAAAACAAGCTTGCCCTGTTTGGATTAGTATTATTAGGACTGCTAATCTTCATGGCAATCTTTGGACCATATATGACTCCATATGATTATGCATCAAATGATCTGGGCAACAAAAACCAGCCGCCTTCTTCTGAACACTGGTTTGGTACAGATGATCTGGGCCGTGATGTATTTGCCCGTACATGGGAAGGTGCACGAATTTCCATTTTCATTGGAGTTGCTGCAGCTGTAATTGATTTAATTATTGGTGTGCTTTGGGGTGGTATTGCCGGTTATAAGGGCGGACGCACAGACGAGGGTATGATGCGCTTTGCCGATATTTTATATGGTGTACCTTATTTATTATTAGTAATCTTGTTAATGGTTGTACTTGGACAGGGATTGTCTACTATGATCATTGCAATGTCCATTACAGGATGGATCAATATGTCCCGTATTGTACGCGGTCAGGTGTTATCTCTTAAAAATCAGGAATATGTCCTGGCAGCCAAAACGCTTGGTGCAAATACAAGCAGAATTATGGGCAAACACTTAATTCCAAACTCAATGGGACCTATTCTAGTCACAATGACGCTAACGATCCCTTCTGCTATTTTTACTGAAGCATTCTTAAGCTTTATTGGACTTGGATTAACACCGCCTATAGCGAGCTGGGGAACAATGGCCAATGATGGATTGCCGGCTATGCGTTACTACCCATGGCGCTTATTCTTCCCTGCTACGTTTATCTGTTTAACGATTTTTGCTTTTAACGTAGTTGGCGATGGCTTGCGTGATGCTCTAGATCCAAGAATGCGTAAATAAAGGAGTGAGAACATGGAAAAATTACTTGAAGTAAAAAATTTAGAAGTCTCATTCCAAACATATGGAGGTACAGTAAAAGCAGTCCGGGGAGTCAGCTTTGACCTTCATAAGGGAGAGACGCTTGCGATTGTTGGTGAATCTGGTTCAGGCAAAAGTGTTACTTCCCAGTCTATTATGAAATTAATACCTATGCCGCCAGGCCGAATTTCAGGCGGGCAGATCCTGTTGAATGGTGAAGACATCGTACCAAAAACAGAAAAACAAATGGAAAAAATTCGCGGTAAAGAAATCAGTATGATTTTCCAGGATCCGATGACGTCATTAAATCCAACGATGAGAGTTGGAAATCAGATAATGGAAGTGCTGATTAAACATCAAAATATGACGAAGACTGATGCCAAAAACAGAGCAATTGAATTACTGAGACTTGTTGGTATTCCGATGCCTGAGAAAAGAGTTAATCAATATCCTCATGAATTCTCTGGCGGTATGAGACAGCGTGCAATGATTGCGATTGCTCTTGCAGCCAATCCAAAGCTGCTTATCGCTGATGAGCCGACAACAGCTCTTGACGTTACTATTCAGGCGCAAATCCTGGAGCTTATGAAAGATCTTCAAAATAAAATGGATACATCCATTATCTTTATCACGCACGACCTGGGTGTTGTTGCAAATGTTGCTGACCGTGTAGCTGTAATGTATGCTGGCCAGATTGTTGAAATGGGCACTGTGGATGAAATTTTCTATGACCCGCGTCATCCTTATACATGGGGATTGCTTGCATCAATGCCAAGCTTAGAAAATGATGATAAAGCTGAATTAGCTGCGATACCTGGTACTCCTCCGGATCTGACGAATCCTCCAAAGGGAGACGCATTTGCAGCCAGAAATCAATATGCACTTGCAATTGATTTTGAAGAAGAGCCGCCGATGTTCCAAATTTCAGAAACACATTTTGCAAAAACATGGCTTCTTCACCCGGATGCTCCAAAGGTTGAGCCGCCGGAAGCAGTAAAAAGACGTATGCGCCAATTATCCTCCACATTTGAAAATCCTGTATTAGTGAAGGAGGGAAAATAATAATGGCAGAAAAATTGCTCGAAATTAAAAATTTAAAACAGCATTTTAATGTAGGACGTCCAAATATGGTAAAAGCAGTTGATGGGATTACTTTTGATATTTATAAGGGAGAGACCCTTGGACTTGTAGGTGAGTCTGGCTGCGGTAAATCAACTACTGGACGAACCATTATCAGATTATACGATGCAACAGATGGTCAAGTTCTTTTTGAAGGTGAAGATGTTCACGGCAAAAAGTCTGCAAAAGAACTAAAAAAGTTTAACCGGAAAATGCAAATGATTTTCCAGGATCCTTATGCTTCCTTAAATCCGCGTATGACAGTTGCCGATATTATTGCTGAAGGCATCGATATCCACGGTTTGGCAAAGAGCAAAAAGGAACGTATGGAGAGGGTTTATGAGCTTTTAGAAACAGTCGGTTTGAACAAAGAGCATGCTAACCGTTACCCTCATGAATTCTCAGGCGGACAGAGACAGCGTATCGGGATTGCCCGCGCGCTTGCGGTTGACCCTGAATTCATTATTGCCGATGAGCCAATTTCTGCATTGGACGTTTCCATCCAGGCTCAGGTAGTAAACCTTATGAAAAAACTGCAGCGTGAAAAAGGATTGACATACCTGTTTATCGCTCATGACTTATCAATGGTTAAGTATATCAGTGACCGCATCGGTGTTATGTACTTCGGTAAACTGGTAGAGCTGGCACCAGCTGAAGATTTATATAACAATCCAATGCATCCGTATACTCAATCATTGCTGTCAGCTATTCCGCTTCCGGATCCAGAAACGGAACGTTCCCGCAGAAGAAAATCCTATGATCCAGCAGTTCATAATTATGCTGACAATGAAAAGCTGGAAATGCGTGAAATTACTCCGGGACATTTTGTTTACTGTTCTGAAAAAGAGTATAACGAATTAAAAGCCCAATATGCCAAATAACAAAAAACGATCTCAACTGAGATCGTTTTTTACATCCTGGAAAAGTAAGTGTTTGCTAAACTTATGCTAATCCTTTTTTATAATAAAAAGGAGTTGCCAAGATGTAAATTACTCAGTCAAATATGTAGAGAGTAGAAATATCTCTTTAACACGTTTATTCGCTAATGTAAGCTTTAGTATATAATACAACATTTTCTAGAATATTACTATTATAATTTTCGATTATTTATATTTTTCCGTCAATTTGTTTAATCAAACAGCATTTTAATATTTTTTAATAATATTGGTTTAAAGAACACTAATAAAGATAATTTAGTATAAATATAGTTCTTAATTCATTGAGATAATTTTATAATGGAGGTAACAACAAGCAGAACTTCAATAAAGGGGGCATCACATTTGAAAAAGTCAGTACATTTTGCTGCTGCCTTAATGTTAGTGTCAGGTCTATTCATTTCTGCCCAGCCGGGGGAGGCAAAAGAACAGGAAAACGAGGAACCAGGCCGAAATCCGCAAAGGGAACATGTTTCGCTTGTAAAGGCGCTGCCAGAAAAAATAAGCCGATTTCAATTTGATTCCGGCTATCATTTTCAATATCCTGATGCTGTAAGGGGGATATATGTTACCGGACATTCTGCAGGCGGCGCA includes:
- a CDS encoding ABC transporter ATP-binding protein; translation: MEKLLEVKNLEVSFQTYGGTVKAVRGVSFDLHKGETLAIVGESGSGKSVTSQSIMKLIPMPPGRISGGQILLNGEDIVPKTEKQMEKIRGKEISMIFQDPMTSLNPTMRVGNQIMEVLIKHQNMTKTDAKNRAIELLRLVGIPMPEKRVNQYPHEFSGGMRQRAMIAIALAANPKLLIADEPTTALDVTIQAQILELMKDLQNKMDTSIIFITHDLGVVANVADRVAVMYAGQIVEMGTVDEIFYDPRHPYTWGLLASMPSLENDDKAELAAIPGTPPDLTNPPKGDAFAARNQYALAIDFEEEPPMFQISETHFAKTWLLHPDAPKVEPPEAVKRRMRQLSSTFENPVLVKEGK
- a CDS encoding peptide ABC transporter substrate-binding protein, with translation MNKRLSIFFSMLLVLSMFLAACSGGGDNADGGDKGGDDGGKSDVPQELRVNINTEPPSLNPGLAQDSTSGTVLRNVLEGLTRISPEGKPENAMAEDIKVSEDGKTYTFTIRDAKWSNGDPVIAKDFEYAWKWALDPANNSTYAYQLYYLEGAEAFNTGKGEKDAVGVKAVDEKTLEVKLVNPTPYFEELTAFYTYLPVNSKIAEANPEWATDAGENFTTNGPFHLAEWAHSDKIVLEKSETYWDAETVKLDSIEMIMINDPNTELSMFDNGELDWAGAPTGALPTDAMQALKDEGRLVTQPIAGIYNYKFNTTVEPFNNVNIRKAFAHAINRQELIDNILQGEQLPAMAIVPPSMFEENEKGYFSDNDVEKAKEYLQKGLEELGLKDASELPAVTLSYNTSEAHQKIAQAIQDMWKQNLGVEVTLDNSEWNVYLDKLDQMDYQVARLGWLGDFNDAINFLEMYRDADGGNNNTGWESKEFQDLLAKSATETDPEARQQLLKDAEAIFMEDMPVAPIYFYTNNWVQAENLKDVAVSGLGDVQYKWAHFE
- a CDS encoding ABC transporter permease; its protein translation is MMQISKDKFKLVGTQLGEAEKISKPSLSFWKDVFIRFRKNKLALFGLVLLGLLIFMAIFGPYMTPYDYASNDLGNKNQPPSSEHWFGTDDLGRDVFARTWEGARISIFIGVAAAVIDLIIGVLWGGIAGYKGGRTDEGMMRFADILYGVPYLLLVILLMVVLGQGLSTMIIAMSITGWINMSRIVRGQVLSLKNQEYVLAAKTLGANTSRIMGKHLIPNSMGPILVTMTLTIPSAIFTEAFLSFIGLGLTPPIASWGTMANDGLPAMRYYPWRLFFPATFICLTIFAFNVVGDGLRDALDPRMRK
- a CDS encoding ABC transporter permease, with the translated sequence MAKYIGKRLVYMLLSLWMIVTATFFFMRIAPGNPFASEKKLPPEIEANLNAHFGLDKPWYAQYWEYLVRIVNWDFGPSFKYKSQTVNDLINDGFPVSFLLGMEAIFIAIAVGVLLGIIAALKHNRWPDYTAMIVAVLGISVPSFIMASFLQYFLAIKMGIFPVARWESFMHSVLPAIALASTPMAFIARLTRSSMLEVLANDYIKTAKSKGLSSGVITVKHTIRNALLPVVTYMGPLTAGILTGSFVIERIFGIPGLGAHFVTSINNRDYTVIMGVTVFYSILLLVSILLVDIAYGIIDPRIKLAGGKKGE
- a CDS encoding YjbA family protein, with amino-acid sequence MLYLHDVWVNWFEGEENGYNVCHFHEWRKDDGVELLDQVPLLKLDPVLFNYIENDLSELPQQLLDDIYQKAYLRKNHERIQLEYCFVVSDGTGILAVDTIGYNIPIRKSRLIPRQEQLAYEMLENHEAANYSFNDQTALKEFHILSPSPDLMAGLTRKERQLKQLLFMALDQLHSSKNDAEIRYWYTEWSPERYSKIQSMNFEEAWYELYDESKYGWSGKHEKFCENLIKGQPFFEKLWEMEHGPKVN
- a CDS encoding ABC transporter ATP-binding protein — its product is MAEKLLEIKNLKQHFNVGRPNMVKAVDGITFDIYKGETLGLVGESGCGKSTTGRTIIRLYDATDGQVLFEGEDVHGKKSAKELKKFNRKMQMIFQDPYASLNPRMTVADIIAEGIDIHGLAKSKKERMERVYELLETVGLNKEHANRYPHEFSGGQRQRIGIARALAVDPEFIIADEPISALDVSIQAQVVNLMKKLQREKGLTYLFIAHDLSMVKYISDRIGVMYFGKLVELAPAEDLYNNPMHPYTQSLLSAIPLPDPETERSRRRKSYDPAVHNYADNEKLEMREITPGHFVYCSEKEYNELKAQYAK
- the trpS gene encoding tryptophan--tRNA ligase, yielding MKTIFSGIQPSGTITLGNYIGAMKQFVELQNDYNCYFCIVDQHAITVPQDRLELRKNIRSLAALYLAVGIDPEKSTLFIQSEVPAHAQAGWMMQCVSYIGELERMTQFKDKSEGKDAVSAGLLTYPPLMAADILLYNTDLVPVGEDQKQHLELTRDLAERFNKKYNDIFTIPDVRIAKAGARVMSLQDPLKKMSKSDPNKKSFISLLDDPKQIEKKIKSAVTDSEGIVKYDKENKPGVSNLLSIYSILSGKTVAEIEKEYEGKGYGDFKAGLSDVVVGAIKPIQDKYYALMESEELDLVLDQGAEKANKSAYKMIKKMESAMGLGRKR